The DNA region GCACCGGCGCTCAGACCCTAGTCCACTCTTACACCTGCGCCGCAGGGACCACCTGACCGGCTCCGGACAGGATTCGTCTCACCTTATCCTGGTCACCTACGAACGGAAAGTCACCAGCACCAGTAAGGTCAGCATCCCTGGGATCCTGGTGCCAGACATCGTGGCCTTTGACTCCAGAGGTTCCACGGTGGCAGTGGCCTCCAACACATGTAGCATGGTACTGGTCTACTGCATCACACCATCCACCATGCCCAACATCCAGCAGATCTCCTTACAGAAAAACGAGAGGCCCAAAGGCATCTGCTTTCTTGGTGACAAGATGTTGCTCCTCATGATTGGCAGACAGAAGTCCAACGACCctgccttcctcccctcctccaatATGGACAAATACATCCTGCGCCTCGCCTCAAAGGAGATTGTCTACAACGGAGGAACCCCGGCGTCTCCCTCTCCGAATCGAGAATCCCCCATTAGACGCCACTCGAAGCATGTCTTCTCTAAAGATGAGCAGCAGGAGCTTGTCGAGATTAAGGAGCTGGTGCTGCCGGGAGGAGGTGTAATCCAGTCCCATTCTCCagggagcagcaggaggaggctggtggaggaggtgaggagccCGGAGCCCAGCTCAGTCACCAGCTCAGTCGACTTCTCCTACTCTGACCTCTGTCACCCCTCTGACCAACCTCACTCTAACGCTTCCTCCATTACGGTCGAAAACTTCGACATGGAACCCGTCAACCGAATGACGATGCTCTCCATGGCAGGACAGGCTAGCAGGGAGTCAAGTCAAACCTGCTCCCCATACTACAACCCTAGGGATAAGCCCCACACGGAGCTCCCCACCCTGCCCAAAACCACCCCCTTGGCccccagagagaaggagaggaacctGGAGCAGCTGTCTCAGAACATGGAGAGGATTTTCTCTCGTTTTTCTGAGGTACAACAGTGTCTGACAGAGATCAGGGACTTCACCCGGAAGGGCAAAAAGGGTCTGGGGACTAGTTACCCCAATGCCTGTGATCCTCCATACGTTAATATCACATGTCAGGTAGGGGTTACATCTTACAAGATATTACTTCATTTGGGATATTTCATTTCTATGTCTGCAAAAGCTGGAGATTTTCAGAGCAATATTTTAAAAGATAATGTTtgttgaaataccttatttattgaAATTATAGGCCCCACCTTTGTATAATAAAGTTACGTTAGAcgctagggctgggaattgccagggacctcacaatacaatattatcacgatacttaggtgccgatacgatatgtattacgattatatatgtattgcgattcaatactgatatttttatttgtgaaatgatgcCTTGCTGTTGCATCCATCAATAACTGTCTGTGTTCTTGAGGTCAGAATTGTACTAACTAacccccctccactctctctatctcactctctctgtatcatctatctatctttctctatctcttccctctcctccatgcAGAAGCAGCTGTCTGAGAATGTGTTTATAGATGAGAGAAGGCCAGTGTTGTTGTGTGAGGGGAAGCTGTGTCTGAAGGTTCTTCAGGAGCTCTTCAACGTCACTGTAGTAGAGATGGTGTATGGTACGTATCTGGCCCATGGGCTTCCCCTATACCAATAATAACACATGGTTGTAGTCTTAAGGCTTGAGATGATTCTATGTTTTCACTATGTATACCCCAGGCTTAATTCTACCAGTTATTTGAGATTAAAGGTAGACTGAGCGTTATGACATCATCATAAACAGCGGGGTGAATCCCTGCTTACAGATATCAACACAATTCATATCTGCAGACTGACATTATTGGCTCTTCCCAATGTAGGCATGCCTCAAGAGGAAATTGGGTAGTCTtctcagaagtgtgtgtgtgtgcgtgtggacggggatagaaaaaaaacttttccctCAGGTTTCCAGGAATCTATTCATATAAGAATAACCGCCATATCCTCAGCCCATAGTCTAGACTGAGGAACTACTGAGCTTCTCTCAGCTATTACAACTAACTAGAGAAGATGTTGTATATCAAAATAATGACATCTCTGTTTCACTTCCCCCAAAAGGACATGCATTTTAAACAACAGTATTTGGTGTTAAACGGAGTGCTTCAGTTAATGGGTGGAGAGGCTGAATATGGGAGTGATTATAGGGTTACTGTGGATTAAAAGGTTTATAACAGAAGCAGCTTACAGCCCCACCACACCCTCCCTGGGTTCGTTCTGCTAATATACACACTCAGCACGCCTCCGCCAACTCCAAGACTATTTATAGAGTATTTATGACACCACTCCATTCAGGAGTTTCACTGTTAGGGTTTTTGCAGCAATCTGAGAGAGCCGTATGTTGTGGTTACTGTACTTCAAAAACCGCTCTATAAATGATTAGTAGACACTTACTGGTTGAAAAGCTTAGTACTATCTATTCGAAGGGTTAAATGGATGTAATCAATGACTCTCATGGTTTTATATAAGTTAAACAGTCTTATAAAGCATGGggataaataaaatatgaattaaataaaaacttCCTTAAACTTGAAACTCCTGTCTCCTGTGTTCCAGGTCCGTTGTGGATAGTCCTGGTAGCGGATGCAGAGGGCTTTGTGCCCCTGACTTTTAAACCCAAAGAGGAGTTGACGGTGAGGAACGGAAAGAGGAAATCTCCCATCAGACCCCCTGGCAGCCCAGACTCCTGCCCCTCCAGCCCAGTCAAATCTCCCTCCAGCCCAGTCAAATCTTACCCCAACACAGAGACTTGAACACAGCACAAATCTCAAAACAGACTTCAGCATAGTGGGAGAGAGCACAAAGCATGGGACTACCGCCTAGCATAACACATATGAGATGTCAGTGCTTTATGCATGCATATCTAAAAACTGCACACGCAAAGACTCAACCCCTCGGCAGCTTTTTATGAACAAGCAGTACTGGGTGGC from Salvelinus sp. IW2-2015 linkage group LG14, ASM291031v2, whole genome shotgun sequence includes:
- the wdcp gene encoding WD repeat and coiled-coil-containing protein; its protein translation is MTATVDSYPVTVSMELGKAKLLRSGLNTLHQTIHPVHGIAWTDGKQVCLTSLYYANCEVKFGDTNVIGQFEHVFGLSWGPLCCSGAPALLAVQHKKHVTVWQLQLSALEQNKLLCTQTCEMSEPFPLLSEGCVWHPKMDILSVLTKKDASVLFCVRLDNRRVKADIKGSGLIHCACWTKDGTRLVLAIGSALHSYIYNDVQKSLLACSFCPIFDVGGYICAIESTGEAQVAVATELPLDRICGLNAGIAFDVSSDSESSLPGHSSPMVMLDEDGCIDPRRRSFDSERSYLSCSASGGPMDLTHLLAKHRRSDPSPLLHLRRRDHLTGSGQDSSHLILVTYERKVTSTSKVSIPGILVPDIVAFDSRGSTVAVASNTCSMVLVYCITPSTMPNIQQISLQKNERPKGICFLGDKMLLLMIGRQKSNDPAFLPSSNMDKYILRLASKEIVYNGGTPASPSPNRESPIRRHSKHVFSKDEQQELVEIKELVLPGGGVIQSHSPGSSRRRLVEEVRSPEPSSVTSSVDFSYSDLCHPSDQPHSNASSITVENFDMEPVNRMTMLSMAGQASRESSQTCSPYYNPRDKPHTELPTLPKTTPLAPREKERNLEQLSQNMERIFSRFSEVQQCLTEIRDFTRKGKKGLGTSYPNACDPPYVNITCQKQLSENVFIDERRPVLLCEGKLCLKVLQELFNVTVVEMVYGPLWIVLVADAEGFVPLTFKPKEELTVRNGKRKSPIRPPGSPDSCPSSPVKSPSSPVKSYPNTET